The region TTATTGAATATCATTATCAATAAAACGGCTAAAAAATAATGCCTAACAATGAAATTTAAAATTTATATTGTATTATTGAGCAATCGCCCATTAATGACTCCAATAAAAATGTTAATACTGTTTTATGCTTATGTCAATAATATGCCGATTAGTTTTAAAACAATTATTTTCTGCATCTGCTGCAGTATCCATATATTTTCATTGGTTTACCAGTAACCTCAAATCCCTTGTCTTCCAGAACCAGGCTTTTGAATTCTTCAGCAATCTTATCATCTATTTCCTGCACCTGTCCGCATTTTAAGCAAATTAAATGATGGTGAATTGTTTTATCATATATTATCAACTCGTACCGTGCTGGTGAATTTTCCATCGACAATCTTGATACCAGTCCTATCTTTTCAAACAATTCCATAGTACGGTACACAGTCGCCAGTCCTATCCTTTTATTCTTATTTTCTTTTGCAGCAATTAGCTCATAAATACTTTCAGTTTCAAGATGATCTCCCCTGCAATTGTATAGGATCTGAAGGATGGCTTTTCTTTGAGGTGTAATCCTCAAATTGCGTTCCTTAAGCAGCTGATAAGCCTGGTTAAGCAAACCGGTCCACTCCTTTCGCGGTTACATATTTCACTCCCAAAGCAAAAGAAGCAAGCTTCGGAACCTGCTCCCGGGAATAATATGCACGAAATCTCAATATTAGTTTCTATTCCCGTATCATTTGAGCACCACACTTCGGGCATTTGATTGAATAGCAGGGGTTGCCCGGCTGATGGGGTATTCTGGTT is a window of Bacillota bacterium DNA encoding:
- a CDS encoding transcriptional repressor — protein: MLNQAYQLLKERNLRITPQRKAILQILYNCRGDHLETESIYELIAAKENKNKRIGLATVYRTMELFEKIGLVSRLSMENSPARYELIIYDKTIHHHLICLKCGQVQEIDDKIAEEFKSLVLEDKGFEVTGKPMKIYGYCSRCRK